DNA sequence from the Bordetella genomosp. 9 genome:
GTCGTTGGGGTGTAGGCCGTAAAGCGGGCGTGAGGCGTTCAGGGGGCCGGCGGGGCGCGGTCGTAGAGCCGGACTTCATTGCCCGGCATGCCGAACGACGTTGCCTGCAGGGCCGTGCCGTACTGGTTGCGCATGCCGTAGCCTTGCGCGGAGACGTCCGCGCCAGCGCGCAGCAGTTCCGTGAACTGTCTTGCATCGGGCGGCGCCAGCTTGATGACGGTGCCGTCGGCCAGGATCGCCCCGTCGGGGTCGCCGCGCGGCGTGGTCATGACGTAAGCCACGCGGCCCTGGGCGCTCAGCTGCGACAGCCGGGCGCTGCGCGATCCCGGCGGCACCGGGGGCGTGCCGGGCGCCGGCGGGCGATCGACCAGCGCGCGGCCGTTGCTCGTGTCGACGATGCGTTCCGCTTTCAGGTTCCCGGCGGCGTCCTTCCTGCCGCTGATCTGCACGCCGTCGCCTGGGCGTACCGTCGAGGTCAGCTCGGTGCTCAGGTGCGGCGGAAAGCGCACCAGCACGCCGTCCGTGCTGAGAAAGCCTTCCACGTCGCCGTCGGGATTGGGGATGAATCGCGACACGGTCGCCTGTGTCGTCACCAGCGCGCCTTCGTCGGCGGGCGGAATGGGTGGCGGACCGGCGCCGATACGCGGCGGAGGCGGGGGTACCGGCGGAAGCGCTTGCATCACACCCACGGGCGGGACCGGGTTCGTCGGCGGCGCCGGGTCAGCCGGCGCTGCCGCGTTCATTGGCGGCGCCGCGCCGACCGGTGGCGCCGGACTCGCGTCGGGCTGCGTTTCCGCCGCGCCGGTGATGCCGGCCGCGAGTAGCGCGGCCAGCCCTAGCGCGCAGGCGGACAGCCGGCCGGCGCGTGTGATCGGGGATATCGAGGACGTTGGCATGATCCACTCCTGTGTGGGATACGGAGTGATATGCAAAGCCTGTGCCATGTCGGCCATGCGGGCCATATGAGGCGTCGCACCGGGCACCGCACCGGGTGCCGCCCATGAAACGGCCGTGAACCGCCGATGCGCCTGTCAAGCAATCCGACACCGGGTGTCGGATCCCCCGACAGCGATGGCCAGGTCAACCGCCGTTGTCCGCGTCGCCAGCCGACATGCTGAGATTGGCGAGACGGCCATAGAGCGATTGGCGGCTGATCCCCAGCCGGCGCGCGGCTTCGGCCCGATTGCCGTTGGCCAGCGCCAGCGCGCGCTGGATGGCCGCCCGCTCGACCTGCGCCAGGGCTTCATTGAGCGGCAGGTCCAGCAACGCGGAAGGAAGCGCGTCGCCCCCATTGCCCGCCGTCTCGTGCAGGAAGCCGAAGTCTTCGCGGGTCAGCGTCGCACCCGGCGCCATCGCGCTGGCGCGTTCCATGGCGTTGGCGAGCTCCCTGACGTTGCCCGGCCATGCGTAGGTGGCCAGCAGCCGTTGCGCATCGGTGGACAGGTGTTTGCGCTGGGGCGCGGGCGCCCGCGTCGACAGGAAATGTTCCGCGAGCGGCAGGATATCCGCCACGCGTTCGCGCAGCGGCGGCATGTGCAGGGGAATCACGTTCAGCCGGTACAGCAGGTCCTCGCGGAACGTGCCGGCGGCCACCATGGCCGCCAGGTCGCGGTGCGTCGCCGCCACGATGCGCACGTCGATGGCCACCCGGCGTGCGGTGCCCAGCGGCGTGACCTGCCGTTCCTGCAGCACGCGCAGCAGCTTCGCCTGCATCGCCAGCGGCATATCGCCGATCTCGTCCAGGAACAGCGTGCCGCCGTTCGCTTCCTCGAAGCGTCCGCTGCGCTCGGCGTACGCGCCGGTGAACGCGCCCTTGCCGTGGCCGAACAGTTCGCTTTCCAGCAGGCCTTCCGGAATGGCCGCGCAATTCACCGCCACGAAGGGCCGGGCGGCCCGCGCGGACGCGCGGTGCAGCAGCCGTGCCGCCACTTCCTTGCCGGTGCCCGTTTCGCCCGTGATGAGTACCGTCGAGTTCGTGCTCGCGGCGCGGCCCAGCCGCTTCTGCACGTCGCGCATGGCGACGCTGACGCCGAGCAGTTGCGGTTCGTTCGAGGCGGACTCCTCGGCGAAGGGCGCATCGGCGGTGGCCGCCGCCGTTGGATGCGAGGCGAGTATGCGCGCGAGCAGGGCGGCGATCTCGGCGCGGCCGACGGGCTTGGTCAGATGCTCGAAGGCGCCCAGGCGCATGGCGCCTATCGTGTTGGCGCTGGTGGCATGCGCGGTCAGCATGACGACGGGAACGTGTTCCAGCCCAGGCCGGGCGCGCAGCGCCTCCAGCACGGCAAGGCCGTCATCCCCCGGCAGGCGAAAGTCCAGGAAGATGCAGTCGGGGACCATGCCGTCCCGCAGGCGTTCGAATGCCTCGGCGCCGTCGCCGGCCTCGACCGGCGCATGACCGCAATCCTGGATGGTTTCGGCCAGGCCTTCGCGGAAGGCGTCGTCGTCGTCGATGATCAGTACGGTCGCCATGGCAGCTCGATGATGAAACGGGTCGGGGGAGCCTCTTCCGCCAGCCAGGCGCCGCCGCGATGGGCCGCGGCGATTTCGCGAACGACCGCCAGGCCGAGTCCGGAGCCATCCGGACGGCCCGTCACGAAGGGTTCGAAGATGCGTTCGCGCTCCGCCGGACTCACGCCGGGCCCGTCGTCGATGACTTCGAGCCGCAGGCGCTCGCCCGTGTCCGTGCGGATGCCGTATGCGCGCAGCGTCACCTTGCCGCCGGCCGACGCATGCCGCAGCGCGTTCGCGATCAGGTTGTCCATGGCGCGCGCCAGTTGCACGGGGTCGAAGACGGGCAGGGTCGCGCCGTCCACGACGTCGACCTCCAGGGTGATGCCGCGGCTTTCCGCGCGCGGCTCGTGCGTATGGGCGACGTCCGCCAGCCAGGGCCGCGGATCGACTTCGCGCGGCTGCAGGTTGACCGGTTGCGTCAATGCCAGCAGGCTGGCGACCTGCGATTCGATACGGCCCACCTGTTCGATGATGGTCCGCAGCGCGGCTTCGCGGCGCGTGGCATCGCCGGCCAGCGCGTTTTCCGCTTTCAGGCGCATGGCGCCGACGGGATTGCGGATCTCGTGCGCGATCTGGGCCGCCATTTTTCCCAGCGCGCCGAAGCGCTCCGCCTGGGTGAGCCGGGCGCTCAAGGCATGCGTTTCGCGTTGCAGCTGCTGGGCGCGTTCCACGTAGCGATTGAGGGCATCGACGATCTGGTCCAGGTCCGGCTCGCCGAGCCGGCCCAGGGTCTTGCCCTGTTCGAACGCGCCCTTGGACGCCAGCGCCTGCTGCAGCCGCGTCAGGTTCCGCTTCC
Encoded proteins:
- a CDS encoding sigma-54-dependent transcriptional regulator, with protein sequence MATVLIIDDDDAFREGLAETIQDCGHAPVEAGDGAEAFERLRDGMVPDCIFLDFRLPGDDGLAVLEALRARPGLEHVPVVMLTAHATSANTIGAMRLGAFEHLTKPVGRAEIAALLARILASHPTAAATADAPFAEESASNEPQLLGVSVAMRDVQKRLGRAASTNSTVLITGETGTGKEVAARLLHRASARAARPFVAVNCAAIPEGLLESELFGHGKGAFTGAYAERSGRFEEANGGTLFLDEIGDMPLAMQAKLLRVLQERQVTPLGTARRVAIDVRIVAATHRDLAAMVAAGTFREDLLYRLNVIPLHMPPLRERVADILPLAEHFLSTRAPAPQRKHLSTDAQRLLATYAWPGNVRELANAMERASAMAPGATLTREDFGFLHETAGNGGDALPSALLDLPLNEALAQVERAAIQRALALANGNRAEAARRLGISRQSLYGRLANLSMSAGDADNGG
- a CDS encoding sensor histidine kinase, with the translated sequence MPRPSFSTQLVALWILVAGLCGLLGAAVWLMMSSALGERVAVARQQAYAACAAVAARYDLSLQEPGTINVDLMHAVLDLALLRAEGIEGGFWSAAAATGSASGFLAYAFPTYEGSGLKRDIPEAETPLILRTLKKAAGAGDTQVDVVSSGADAVIAVACPVPRHDKLLAWTLTRARPPLGPYGERATTVLAAMLAVVVLLALFVALALRRWKRNLTRLQQALASKGAFEQGKTLGRLGEPDLDQIVDALNRYVERAQQLQRETHALSARLTQAERFGALGKMAAQIAHEIRNPVGAMRLKAENALAGDATRREAALRTIIEQVGRIESQVASLLALTQPVNLQPREVDPRPWLADVAHTHEPRAESRGITLEVDVVDGATLPVFDPVQLARAMDNLIANALRHASAGGKVTLRAYGIRTDTGERLRLEVIDDGPGVSPAERERIFEPFVTGRPDGSGLGLAVVREIAAAHRGGAWLAEEAPPTRFIIELPWRPY